In one Pseudomonas sp. SCA2728.1_7 genomic region, the following are encoded:
- a CDS encoding DUF2931 family protein gives MNARIALLGALLISGCQIGGTETGENDPKYPWWELVFVEPNYMKVWVEDSSVQDINNRIFFRAGKSTAASGEPDIRTESARGWGKVSGTGRPVTGADLPKQIFVRWQSITEQKTYQGFIEIPEEGRQLMLKSTHQRCPETPEKTARFMASLYVGLAPGGVLKTWVRDSCRNPVEISRGQGEIEPLGPEQGKHGGRYAYPVSEKAKRYVEKYGIPYGSW, from the coding sequence ATGAACGCAAGGATTGCGCTGCTGGGCGCTTTATTGATATCTGGCTGCCAAATCGGAGGCACCGAAACCGGCGAAAATGACCCTAAATATCCATGGTGGGAGTTAGTGTTCGTTGAGCCGAATTACATGAAGGTCTGGGTAGAAGACAGCTCCGTTCAAGACATCAATAACAGAATTTTCTTTCGCGCTGGCAAGAGCACTGCTGCTAGCGGTGAGCCCGATATCCGCACAGAGTCTGCTCGTGGTTGGGGGAAAGTATCGGGTACCGGGAGACCTGTGACGGGCGCTGATCTTCCAAAACAGATCTTTGTCCGCTGGCAATCCATAACAGAGCAAAAAACCTACCAAGGTTTCATCGAAATTCCGGAGGAGGGCAGGCAACTGATGTTGAAGTCAACGCACCAGCGTTGCCCGGAAACACCGGAGAAAACCGCTCGGTTTATGGCGTCGCTCTATGTGGGTCTCGCTCCTGGCGGCGTGCTCAAAACATGGGTTAGAGATTCATGTCGAAATCCGGTTGAGATTTCTCGCGGTCAAGGAGAGATAGAGCCTCTGGGGCCGGAACAAGGGAAGCACGGTGGTCGTTATGCCTATCCGGTAAGTGAGAAGGCTAAACGATACGTCGAAAAGTACGGCATTCCGTATGGAAGTTGGTAG
- a CDS encoding DUF2931 family protein: MKLLFTLLCALFITGCQSADPLSAKNDPKSEWWELAFTEPDYMKVWVENSSVQDIKGRIFYKTGGGTAAGGEPEDGTESARGWTGGVGGSGRRVVGADLPVRIWVRWQSIVEQKTWQAWVEIPEEARQLMVASVNQRCPQTPDQEARFMASVYLGLAPGGVVQVWVRDSCHHPVKVARAQAEIEPLGPSQGKNEGRYAYPVSEKAKRYIDKYGIPYGSW, from the coding sequence ATGAAACTACTTTTTACCCTGCTATGCGCGCTGTTCATTACTGGGTGCCAGTCTGCAGATCCACTTTCAGCAAAAAATGACCCGAAATCCGAGTGGTGGGAGTTGGCGTTTACCGAGCCGGACTACATGAAGGTCTGGGTAGAGAACAGTTCTGTTCAAGACATTAAAGGAAGGATTTTCTACAAAACCGGCGGCGGCACCGCTGCGGGGGGTGAGCCTGAAGATGGAACGGAGTCCGCCCGAGGTTGGACAGGTGGGGTAGGCGGCAGCGGGAGGAGAGTGGTGGGAGCAGATTTACCTGTTCGCATCTGGGTCCGTTGGCAATCGATTGTCGAACAGAAAACGTGGCAGGCATGGGTAGAAATCCCAGAGGAAGCCAGGCAGTTGATGGTGGCGTCCGTCAATCAACGTTGCCCGCAGACGCCTGATCAGGAAGCGAGATTTATGGCGTCGGTTTATCTAGGGTTGGCCCCCGGTGGTGTTGTGCAGGTTTGGGTAAGAGACTCTTGCCACCACCCGGTCAAAGTCGCTCGAGCGCAGGCAGAAATTGAACCACTGGGGCCGAGCCAAGGTAAGAACGAAGGGCGTTACGCTTATCCGGTGAGTGAAAAGGCCAAGCGGTATATAGACAAATATGGCATTCCGTACGGAAGTTGGTAG
- a CDS encoding DUF2235 domain-containing protein translates to MSGYVPNPPKNYRYEEAKPVDIHAQRWAEYEKHGKEPAREPEKIGIALRIGVFFDGTGNNANNTAAGLLCGAQHPIAPEDIPASCQPYMRDPDSSYANDTTNVQKLSELYFAPQKAEGDSSQKQAFRMIYIEGIGTQSGKKDSTLGGGTGRGETGVAGRVQLSFAEIKTRIKDVLDNNPNSEITSLTFDTFGFSRGAAAAKHFANEVVRGKQGPLGEVLRSNANALSRTFIEEYKSSINMGFIGLFDTVPSIAGWSNLGDIKSPIATGIKLYLDRRFFTDVVQLSARDEYRANFALSRVKADHLEITLPGVHSDIGGGYRDEVEECVLVSPMQTLEVSQFTDVSTTSIYRDAVTVKAQWLAKGWPEEMLEIVTPDALLLPIDRQERLSPRMKRVYAAVQLKRPVSGLLSKVYLRVMHRLAKEKGVRFQDIPDTPELAVPAELQALCDRFLAGSYDTSIQEDQLLKLKYIHMSANWNHPLGRRDGSGVRAVYINAPTPDSIRVQHPHVADWKLW, encoded by the coding sequence ATGAGTGGCTACGTACCCAACCCCCCGAAAAATTATCGTTACGAAGAAGCCAAACCCGTCGATATTCACGCCCAGCGTTGGGCGGAATATGAGAAACACGGGAAAGAACCTGCGCGCGAACCTGAGAAAATCGGGATCGCGTTGAGGATTGGGGTTTTCTTTGATGGCACTGGGAATAACGCGAACAACACGGCGGCTGGGTTGCTGTGTGGGGCGCAGCATCCCATTGCGCCGGAAGATATTCCTGCTAGTTGTCAGCCTTACATGAGGGATCCGGACAGCAGCTACGCCAACGACACCACCAATGTTCAGAAACTGAGCGAACTGTACTTTGCACCTCAAAAGGCCGAAGGGGATAGTTCGCAAAAGCAAGCGTTCCGGATGATTTACATCGAGGGAATAGGAACTCAGTCAGGCAAGAAGGACAGTACGTTAGGTGGTGGTACTGGCCGAGGCGAAACAGGCGTGGCGGGCCGTGTTCAGTTGTCGTTTGCAGAGATCAAAACGCGTATCAAGGACGTGTTGGACAACAATCCTAATAGTGAAATTACGTCCCTGACCTTTGATACATTCGGCTTCAGCCGTGGTGCTGCTGCAGCAAAACACTTCGCCAACGAGGTCGTACGTGGAAAGCAGGGGCCACTCGGGGAGGTTTTGCGCAGCAACGCCAATGCCCTCAGCCGGACCTTCATCGAAGAGTACAAAAGCAGCATCAACATGGGTTTTATTGGCCTTTTTGATACGGTGCCATCGATTGCTGGCTGGTCGAATCTGGGGGACATCAAAAGTCCCATCGCAACAGGAATCAAACTTTACCTCGACCGCCGCTTCTTCACTGATGTCGTGCAGTTATCCGCGCGTGACGAATATCGGGCTAACTTCGCTCTGAGCCGCGTTAAAGCGGATCACTTGGAAATAACTCTGCCCGGGGTTCATTCCGACATCGGCGGTGGCTACCGCGATGAGGTCGAAGAGTGCGTGCTCGTCAGTCCGATGCAAACGCTTGAGGTGTCGCAATTTACCGATGTCTCCACTACGTCGATCTACCGTGATGCCGTGACGGTTAAGGCGCAGTGGCTCGCCAAAGGATGGCCTGAAGAAATGTTGGAGATCGTCACGCCTGATGCCCTTCTTCTGCCAATTGATCGGCAGGAACGGCTCAGCCCACGTATGAAGCGCGTTTATGCCGCAGTGCAGCTCAAACGTCCCGTGAGTGGCTTGCTCTCCAAGGTATATCTCCGAGTGATGCACCGATTGGCTAAAGAGAAGGGTGTTCGATTTCAAGACATTCCCGATACGCCTGAGTTGGCAGTGCCCGCGGAGCTTCAAGCGCTGTGTGATCGATTTCTAGCGGGTAGTTACGACACCTCAATCCAAGAAGACCAATTGCTGAAGCTGAAGTACATTCACATGTCTGCAAATTGGAACCATCCTCTCGGGCGCCGAGATGGCAGTGGCGTCCGTGCCGTTTACATCAATGCCCCGACGCCGGACTCGATACGCGTACAACACCCCCATGTAGCTGACTGGAAACTTTGGTGA
- a CDS encoding DUF6124 family protein, which translates to MIKPTPNPPETDPTSPYESPDSKRFHEAAERALDHYLKPASQIMASTQQPERMYLANPKYNSESLLANASETLGSASEMLLNFAAMLDTPHRKTALGIAQVVMLGEIAVNQALDNVEIAS; encoded by the coding sequence ATGATCAAACCAACACCCAACCCACCCGAAACCGACCCCACATCCCCCTACGAATCCCCCGACTCCAAGCGATTCCACGAAGCCGCCGAACGCGCCCTCGACCACTACCTCAAACCCGCCAGCCAAATCATGGCCAGCACCCAACAACCCGAACGCATGTACCTCGCCAACCCGAAGTACAACAGCGAATCCCTGCTCGCCAACGCCAGCGAAACCCTCGGCTCCGCCAGCGAAATGCTCCTCAACTTCGCCGCCATGCTCGACACCCCACACCGCAAAACCGCCCTGGGCATCGCCCAAGTCGTGATGCTCGGCGAAATCGCCGTCAACCAAGCGCTGGATAACGTCGAAATCGCCAGCTGA
- the dapF gene encoding diaminopimelate epimerase, with product MPLTFHKMHANGDDFVVIDTRNVTNPVTGQLARRLGDRHRGIGFNQLAVVLDCADADARVEFWNADGSALDVCGSATRGVADRLMREASRTSITLRTNRGLLTCERTPSGLIAVDMGEPLFDWQDIPLAKEHDTLFLPLAGAPTACNMGNPHCTYFVDDLNSIDIAALGPSLETHPLFPQKTNVHFVQIIDRQHIRLRIWERNGAIPLGSGSCSCGAAVNGIRRGLLDHTVNVECDGGPVTVHWNGTGPVTLSGPVETTFSGTLPDTQLDLK from the coding sequence ATGCCACTCACCTTCCATAAGATGCACGCCAACGGCGATGACTTCGTCGTGATCGACACACGCAACGTCACCAACCCCGTCACCGGCCAACTCGCCCGGCGCCTGGGTGATCGTCATCGCGGCATCGGTTTCAACCAACTCGCCGTGGTCCTCGATTGCGCAGACGCCGATGCGCGCGTGGAATTCTGGAACGCCGATGGCTCAGCGCTCGACGTGTGCGGCAGCGCCACCCGTGGCGTGGCGGACAGGTTGATGCGCGAAGCCAGCCGAACATCGATCACCCTGCGCACCAACCGTGGCCTGCTCACCTGCGAACGCACGCCCAGCGGATTGATCGCCGTCGACATGGGCGAACCGTTGTTCGACTGGCAAGACATCCCCTTGGCAAAAGAACACGACACACTTTTTCTACCGCTCGCCGGCGCTCCAACCGCGTGCAACATGGGCAATCCGCACTGCACCTATTTCGTCGACGACCTCAATTCCATCGATATCGCCGCCCTCGGCCCGAGCCTCGAAACCCACCCATTGTTTCCGCAAAAAACCAACGTCCACTTCGTGCAGATCATCGACCGCCAACACATCCGCCTGCGCATCTGGGAGCGCAACGGCGCCATCCCGCTCGGCTCCGGCTCATGCTCGTGTGGCGCGGCCGTCAACGGCATCCGCCGAGGCCTGCTCGACCACACCGTCAACGTCGAATGCGACGGCGGCCCCGTCACCGTTCACTGGAACGGCACCGGCCCCGTAACCCTGAGCGGCCCGGTAGAAACCACTTTCTCCGGCACCCTCCCAGACACCCAACTCGACCTCAAGTGA
- a CDS encoding GNAT family protein, which produces MNFSHRPVTADDVNTLCSFPQGEQELFFMFPKANFPLMEEQMHSAISQRFDSTAFLANDEFVGFANFYRAEHDGICCIGNVIVAPYARGQGVARYIVETMTAVGFEKYQAKEVQLSCFNENTAGLLLYPKLGFVPFSIEERPAPGGKRSALISMTSIRGAANATHLP; this is translated from the coding sequence ATGAATTTCTCCCACCGGCCAGTGACGGCCGACGACGTCAACACCCTCTGCAGCTTTCCGCAGGGCGAACAAGAGCTGTTCTTCATGTTCCCGAAAGCGAACTTCCCGCTCATGGAAGAGCAGATGCACAGCGCAATCAGCCAACGCTTCGACTCCACGGCTTTTCTGGCCAACGACGAGTTCGTCGGCTTCGCCAACTTCTACCGCGCTGAGCACGATGGCATCTGCTGTATTGGCAACGTCATCGTCGCGCCATATGCCCGTGGCCAGGGTGTTGCGCGGTACATTGTCGAGACCATGACTGCGGTGGGTTTCGAAAAATATCAGGCCAAGGAAGTGCAACTGTCTTGCTTCAATGAAAACACCGCAGGCCTGCTGCTCTACCCGAAACTTGGCTTCGTGCCGTTCTCCATTGAAGAGCGCCCGGCACCGGGTGGCAAACGTTCAGCGCTGATCAGCATGACGAGCATCAGAGGCGCAGCGAATGCCACTCACCTTCCATAA
- a CDS encoding DUF4287 domain-containing protein, with protein sequence MSEDNKVKGPASYFPSIEKKYGQPIEHWLNLLTSITDKKHMELVAWLKDEHGMGHGHANALVAHHLAGKK encoded by the coding sequence ATGAGCGAAGACAACAAGGTAAAAGGCCCGGCGTCATACTTCCCCTCCATCGAGAAAAAATACGGCCAGCCCATCGAACACTGGCTGAACCTGCTCACCAGCATCACCGACAAGAAACACATGGAACTGGTCGCGTGGCTCAAGGATGAACACGGCATGGGCCACGGTCATGCCAACGCCTTGGTTGCGCATCATCTGGCGGGTAAAAAGTGA
- a CDS encoding cytochrome b, with protein sequence MTRDIAVTRYGKLSITLHWLMLALFVGVYACVEIKGYLPKGSEARGLLMGFHGLFGASIFALVWIRLLGRLSPRPPITPKPPAWQTGIAHLTHLALYGLMIATPILAWLMLAAADKPFPYFGFHVPAPVAIDPDFAKQVKYWHELIGSAGYWLIGLHALAGLFHHYWVRDNTLVRMLPGRTE encoded by the coding sequence ATGACCCGCGACATCGCCGTAACCCGTTATGGAAAACTCTCAATCACCCTGCACTGGCTGATGCTGGCGCTGTTTGTCGGCGTTTACGCCTGCGTCGAAATCAAGGGCTACCTGCCCAAGGGCAGCGAAGCACGCGGCTTGCTGATGGGCTTCCACGGCCTGTTCGGCGCGAGCATCTTCGCCCTCGTGTGGATCCGCCTGCTCGGCCGCCTCAGCCCACGCCCACCGATCACGCCCAAACCCCCTGCGTGGCAGACCGGCATCGCGCACCTGACACACCTGGCGCTGTACGGCCTGATGATTGCCACCCCAATCCTCGCCTGGCTGATGCTCGCCGCCGCCGACAAACCGTTCCCGTACTTCGGCTTCCACGTCCCGGCACCCGTGGCCATCGACCCGGACTTCGCCAAGCAAGTGAAGTACTGGCATGAACTGATTGGCAGCGCGGGTTACTGGCTGATCGGGCTGCACGCGCTGGCGGGGTTGTTCCACCATTATTGGGTGCGGGATAACACCCTCGTGCGGATGCTGCCCGGCCGCACCGAATAA
- a CDS encoding thermostable hemolysin, with the protein MPEFDWNIALPLRFGQAETPQMTLTGARPDDALREPFEAFIQQRFRKAHGADIRHFMPELFGMHNGDGELCAVAGVRRAHLESLFLERYLDEPIEPLISAAADRAVERSAIVEVGNLAASDTGSARLSIIAITYLLAMGGLEWVTFTGNIGLVNSFHRLGLKPVTLCAADPERLGDERQHWGSYYESKPWVHVGNIRAGFIHLRNIGLFTRLGLPSSIEGACHVA; encoded by the coding sequence ATGCCCGAATTTGACTGGAACATCGCCCTGCCCCTGCGCTTCGGTCAAGCCGAAACGCCGCAGATGACGTTGACCGGTGCCCGGCCCGACGATGCCCTGCGAGAGCCGTTCGAAGCCTTTATCCAGCAACGTTTTCGCAAGGCCCATGGCGCCGACATCCGTCATTTCATGCCCGAGCTGTTCGGCATGCACAACGGCGACGGCGAGTTGTGCGCCGTGGCCGGGGTGCGTCGCGCGCATCTGGAATCACTGTTCCTTGAGCGCTATCTGGATGAGCCGATCGAGCCGTTGATCAGCGCAGCGGCGGATCGTGCGGTCGAGCGCAGCGCCATCGTCGAAGTCGGCAACCTCGCCGCCAGCGACACCGGCAGTGCGCGCCTGAGCATCATCGCCATCACCTATCTGCTGGCCATGGGCGGCCTGGAATGGGTGACGTTCACCGGCAACATCGGCCTGGTCAACAGCTTCCATCGTCTGGGTCTGAAGCCAGTGACATTGTGCGCCGCTGACCCGGAACGATTGGGTGACGAGCGTCAACACTGGGGCAGTTATTACGAAAGTAAACCTTGGGTGCACGTCGGCAACATCCGCGCCGGGTTCATCCATTTGCGCAATATCGGCCTGTTTACCCGCCTGGGTTTGCCGAGTTCGATTGAAGGAGCCTGTCATGTCGCTTGA
- a CDS encoding AMP-binding protein: MSLELQRFQETLRDHARRNDNATALWGDTLKLDYATLYAEVLYRQERLRDEQARVIALALDNGVDAMLWDLAVLFEGLTCVTLPPFFSAAQRAHCLQQSQAERVIAEPELEAELLAAGYEQRGEFWCRAFSGPSRMPAGTAKLTFTSGTTGTPKGVCLSAESLLRVARELDQASEATGPQHHLALLPLAILLENLGCYAALYAGAMLSLPSQKTLGIQGASGVEIPRLLGYLASRAPESLILVPQLLLLLVNAAEQKAFDPQTLRFAAVGGARVSEDLLHRAQRLGLPVYEGYGLSECASVVCLNRPGARRPGSVGRPLPHVEVRLAEDGEVLIKGSALLGYLGDAPYADEWWPSGDLGEFDPEGFLYLKGRKKHQFVTSFGRNVNPEWVESELTQRRHIAQAFVYGEALPRNHALLWPHRPDCTDAELTAAVAEANDALPDYAQVHQWTRLPQPFSATNGLLTANGRPRRDAIVAQYHTQLTESAVSEESAS; this comes from the coding sequence ATGTCGCTTGAACTGCAACGCTTCCAGGAAACCCTGCGCGACCATGCCCGGCGCAATGACAACGCGACCGCTCTGTGGGGCGACACGTTGAAACTCGATTACGCCACGCTGTACGCCGAGGTGCTCTATCGCCAGGAGCGCCTGCGCGATGAGCAAGCGCGGGTGATTGCGCTGGCGTTGGACAACGGCGTCGACGCGATGCTCTGGGATCTGGCCGTGCTGTTCGAAGGCTTGACCTGCGTGACGCTGCCGCCGTTTTTCAGTGCGGCGCAACGCGCTCATTGTCTGCAACAGAGCCAGGCCGAACGGGTGATCGCCGAGCCTGAACTGGAAGCCGAACTGCTCGCGGCTGGCTATGAACAACGTGGCGAGTTCTGGTGCCGCGCGTTCAGTGGCCCCAGTCGCATGCCGGCCGGCACCGCGAAACTCACCTTCACGTCCGGCACCACCGGCACGCCGAAAGGCGTGTGCCTGAGCGCCGAGAGCCTGCTGCGGGTGGCACGGGAGCTGGATCAGGCCAGCGAAGCGACCGGCCCGCAGCATCATCTGGCGCTGTTGCCGTTGGCGATTCTGCTGGAGAACCTTGGCTGCTACGCCGCGCTGTATGCCGGCGCCATGTTGAGTTTGCCAAGCCAGAAAACCCTCGGCATTCAGGGCGCCAGCGGCGTCGAGATTCCGCGCTTGCTCGGTTATCTGGCCAGCCGTGCGCCGGAGAGTCTGATCCTGGTGCCGCAGTTGCTGTTGTTACTGGTCAACGCCGCCGAACAGAAAGCCTTCGACCCGCAAACCCTGCGTTTTGCCGCTGTCGGCGGTGCGCGGGTCTCGGAGGATCTGCTGCACCGCGCGCAACGGCTCGGTCTGCCGGTTTACGAAGGCTATGGCTTGTCCGAATGCGCCTCGGTGGTGTGCCTCAATCGCCCCGGTGCGCGCCGCCCCGGCAGCGTCGGTCGACCGCTGCCGCATGTCGAAGTGCGGCTGGCCGAGGACGGCGAAGTGCTGATCAAGGGCTCGGCCTTGCTCGGTTATCTGGGCGATGCACCGTACGCTGATGAGTGGTGGCCGAGCGGCGATCTGGGCGAGTTCGACCCGGAAGGTTTTCTCTATCTCAAGGGCCGCAAGAAGCACCAGTTCGTCACCAGTTTCGGGCGCAACGTCAACCCGGAATGGGTCGAGTCCGAGCTGACCCAGCGCCGCCACATCGCCCAGGCATTCGTTTACGGCGAGGCCTTGCCGCGCAATCACGCCCTGCTCTGGCCACATCGTCCGGACTGCACCGATGCCGAACTGACCGCTGCTGTCGCCGAAGCCAACGACGCCTTGCCCGATTACGCCCAGGTGCATCAGTGGACGCGCCTGCCGCAACCCTTCAGCGCCACCAATGGCTTGCTCACCGCCAATGGCCGCCCGCGCCGCGACGCCATCGTCGCGCAGTACCACACGCAATTGACCGAATCCGCTGTTTCCGAGGAGTCCGCATCATGA
- a CDS encoding iron-containing redox enzyme family protein — MSFFDTLQEATQQERHELFNLPIILDALQGKVSLDSYRAFLAQAYYHVRHTVPLMMACGARLPTRLEWLRKAVAEYIEDEYGHEHWVLNDIAACGGDRDAVHDGQPSLSIELMVSFLYDLIARGNPVGLFGMVNVLEGTSIALATHAAGSIRERLALPETAFSYLSSHGSLDIEHMQTYRHLMNQLEDPADQAAVIHASKVVYRLYTDMFRGLPRDAEAQHAAA; from the coding sequence ATGAGTTTTTTTGACACCCTGCAAGAAGCCACGCAACAGGAACGCCACGAACTGTTCAACCTGCCGATCATTCTAGATGCCCTGCAAGGCAAGGTCAGTCTCGACAGTTATCGGGCGTTTCTGGCCCAGGCGTATTACCACGTGCGCCACACCGTGCCGCTGATGATGGCCTGCGGTGCACGCCTGCCGACACGTCTGGAATGGCTGCGCAAAGCGGTGGCCGAGTACATCGAAGACGAATACGGCCACGAGCACTGGGTGCTCAACGACATCGCCGCGTGTGGCGGTGATCGTGATGCGGTGCACGACGGTCAGCCGTCATTGTCGATCGAATTGATGGTCAGCTTCCTTTACGACCTGATCGCCCGGGGCAATCCGGTGGGTCTGTTCGGGATGGTCAACGTACTCGAAGGCACCAGCATCGCCCTGGCCACCCACGCGGCGGGCAGCATTCGCGAGCGTCTGGCGTTGCCGGAAACGGCGTTCAGCTACCTGAGTTCCCACGGTTCGCTCGACATCGAGCACATGCAAACCTATCGGCACCTGATGAATCAGCTGGAAGATCCTGCCGATCAAGCCGCCGTGATTCATGCCTCGAAAGTCGTCTATCGCCTGTACACCGACATGTTCCGTGGCTTGCCGCGTGACGCGGAGGCTCAACATGCAGCTGCGTGA
- a CDS encoding SDR family oxidoreductase, whose protein sequence is MQLREARVVLTGASGGIGLAIAETLCAAGAHVLAVARHQEALLPLLKRYPESLCWVAADLTFLSDRRKVLVAAEAIGGINLLINAAGVNHFAMLEQLDDSDINAMLAVNISAPMCLTKLLLPLLKQADSAMVVNVGSTYGSIGYPGYASYCASKFALRGFSEALRRELADTRVSVLYVAPRATRTSMNSAAAQALNDALKANVDDPQTVASAVIHAIAGDRRDLYLGWPERFFVRLNNLLPHLVDRGLRKQLPLIRRLSEKPDNESPKP, encoded by the coding sequence ATGCAGCTGCGTGAGGCGCGGGTGGTGCTGACCGGCGCCAGTGGCGGCATCGGCCTGGCCATCGCCGAAACCTTGTGCGCCGCCGGTGCCCACGTGCTCGCGGTGGCGCGGCATCAGGAGGCACTGCTGCCGCTGCTCAAGCGCTACCCCGAGTCGTTGTGCTGGGTCGCCGCTGACCTGACCTTCCTCAGCGACCGGCGCAAAGTGCTGGTCGCCGCCGAAGCCATCGGTGGCATCAACCTGCTGATCAACGCCGCCGGGGTCAATCACTTCGCCATGCTCGAACAGCTCGATGACAGCGACATCAATGCGATGCTGGCGGTGAACATCAGTGCGCCGATGTGCCTGACCAAGCTGCTGTTGCCGCTGCTCAAGCAGGCCGACAGCGCCATGGTGGTCAACGTCGGTTCGACCTATGGCTCGATCGGCTACCCGGGTTACGCCAGTTATTGCGCGAGCAAATTCGCTTTGCGCGGGTTCTCCGAGGCGCTGCGCCGAGAGCTCGCCGACACTCGCGTCAGCGTGCTGTACGTCGCGCCCCGCGCCACGCGCACCTCGATGAACAGCGCCGCCGCGCAAGCGTTGAACGACGCGCTCAAGGCCAACGTCGACGATCCGCAAACCGTGGCTTCGGCGGTGATCCATGCGATTGCCGGTGATCGTCGCGACCTCTATCTGGGCTGGCCGGAACGTTTCTTCGTCCGCCTGAACAATCTGCTCCCGCATCTGGTGGATCGAGGCCTGCGCAAGCAGTTGCCGCTGATCCGCCGCCTCAGTGAAAAACCTGACAACGAGTCGCCAAAGCCATGA
- a CDS encoding tetratricopeptide repeat protein, which produces MKKLSACLLLAALCQSVWALEPADQKRLEGIQQSWAHIQYEVAEKQRAAAFEQLANETNAFTTQRPAVAEAWIWKGIVTSSWAGAEGGLGALGKAKDAKADLEKSLTLDAKALQGSAYTSLAALYDRVPGWPIGFGDSDKAEQLLKQALQLNPNGIDSLYFWGDHLYRQKRYAEAKAALIKAQQAAPRPGRESADAGRRKEIVALLVDVNKKLD; this is translated from the coding sequence ATGAAAAAACTATCCGCATGCCTGTTGCTCGCTGCCCTGTGTCAAAGCGTCTGGGCGCTGGAACCGGCCGATCAGAAACGTCTCGAGGGTATCCAGCAAAGCTGGGCGCACATCCAATATGAGGTGGCGGAAAAACAGCGCGCTGCCGCGTTCGAGCAATTGGCCAACGAAACCAACGCGTTCACCACCCAGCGCCCGGCGGTGGCCGAAGCGTGGATCTGGAAAGGCATCGTCACCAGCAGTTGGGCCGGTGCCGAGGGCGGCCTCGGTGCCTTGGGCAAAGCCAAGGACGCCAAGGCCGATCTGGAGAAATCCCTGACCCTCGACGCCAAAGCCCTGCAAGGCTCGGCCTACACCAGCCTCGCCGCGCTGTATGACCGCGTGCCCGGCTGGCCCATCGGTTTCGGCGACAGCGACAAGGCCGAGCAACTGCTCAAGCAAGCCTTGCAACTCAACCCCAACGGCATCGACAGCCTGTACTTCTGGGGCGATCACCTCTACCGTCAGAAGCGCTACGCTGAAGCCAAAGCCGCGCTGATCAAAGCCCAGCAAGCCGCGCCGCGTCCGGGCCGGGAAAGTGCCGATGCCGGGCGTCGCAAAGAGATCGTCGCCCTGCTGGTGGACGTGAACAAGAAACTCGACTGA
- a CDS encoding response regulator codes for MRLLLVEDDVALGEGIHQALGREGYTVDWLKDGSSALHALLSETFDVAVLDLGLPRMDGLQVLRRLRDSGSNLPVLILTARDATEDRIAGLDAGADDYLIKPFDLDELKARLRALLRRSAGRAQALIEHAGISLNPGTQQVSYQGQPVALTPKEYQLLHELLSPPGRVMTRDQLMQLLYGWNEEAESNTLEVHIHHLRKKFSTDLIRTIRGVGYLVEERR; via the coding sequence GTGCGTTTATTACTGGTTGAGGATGACGTGGCGCTGGGTGAAGGCATTCATCAGGCGCTGGGCCGCGAGGGTTACACCGTCGACTGGCTCAAGGACGGCAGCAGTGCGTTGCATGCGCTGCTCAGTGAAACCTTCGATGTCGCCGTACTGGATCTCGGTCTGCCGCGCATGGACGGCCTGCAAGTGCTGCGCCGATTGCGTGACAGCGGTTCGAATCTGCCGGTGCTGATTCTTACCGCGCGCGATGCTACCGAAGACCGCATCGCCGGGCTCGACGCCGGGGCCGACGACTACCTGATCAAACCGTTCGACCTGGACGAACTCAAGGCACGCCTGCGCGCCTTGTTGCGGCGCAGTGCCGGGCGCGCTCAAGCGTTGATCGAGCATGCCGGCATCAGCCTCAACCCGGGCACCCAGCAAGTCAGTTATCAGGGCCAACCGGTGGCCCTGACGCCCAAGGAATATCAGTTGCTGCACGAACTGCTGTCGCCGCCGGGCCGGGTGATGACCCGCGATCAACTGATGCAACTGCTCTACGGCTGGAACGAAGAAGCCGAAAGCAACACCCTCGAAGTGCACATTCACCACCTGCGCAAAAAGTTTTCCACCGACCTGATCCGTACCATTCGCGGTGTGGGTTATCTGGTGGAGGAGCGTCGATGA